The Caldisericum sp. genome includes a region encoding these proteins:
- a CDS encoding 1-deoxy-D-xylulose-5-phosphate synthase, which translates to MLVEKINSPRDIKSLRINELQELSKEIRDLIIEVVSKTGGHLASNLGVVELTLALHYVFDFSKDKLIFDVSHQAYAHKIITGRRENFSTLRTYEGLSGYANPIESPYDAFIAGHASTSLALALGFVVSRKLKKENYEVVALIGDGALTGGEAYEGLNNLGNLGEKVIVVLNDNGMSISKNVGAISKYLAKLRTSKSYQILKKFLGKNFARKFKLAIKELILPNVLFEEFGFTYIGPVDGHDLYELIDTFNRVKNINGPVVVHVVTKKGYGFKPSEEKPDKFHSAEPFDPENGTVNSEGKKSFSDIFGRKLVEIAKRNEKVVAITAAMPDGTKTSYMKEQFRDRFLDVGIAEQCAVTTAAALAKEGFKPVVAIYSTFLQRALDQLIHDVSIMSLGVVFAIDRAGIVSDDGPTHQGIFDIAYLSPIPNFVIAAPKDSFELEGLMELAISENLPFAIRYPKDYANDGFSKRFVLEIGKGELIESGKDLTIITLGPVFFEALKAFEQLKKKGYSVGLINAIFAKPFDKDLILSEALKSKRVITVEDGIKRGGFGESIKAFLSDFGVYVTNIAIDDFFPEQGKRDYLLKKYGISEENIIKLGVEMIEKKA; encoded by the coding sequence ATGCTCGTTGAAAAGATAAATTCGCCGAGGGACATTAAGAGTCTCCGAATAAATGAATTGCAGGAACTATCAAAAGAAATAAGGGATCTTATAATCGAAGTAGTTTCTAAAACTGGTGGTCATCTTGCATCAAATTTAGGTGTAGTTGAGCTAACGCTCGCACTTCATTATGTGTTTGATTTTAGCAAAGATAAGTTAATTTTTGATGTTTCTCATCAAGCATATGCACATAAAATCATTACCGGAAGGAGAGAAAATTTCTCAACTTTAAGAACTTACGAAGGATTGAGCGGGTACGCAAATCCCATTGAGAGTCCATATGATGCGTTTATTGCAGGACATGCTTCAACTTCACTTGCACTTGCTCTTGGATTTGTTGTTTCAAGAAAATTAAAAAAGGAAAATTATGAAGTGGTTGCTCTTATCGGAGACGGTGCGCTTACCGGTGGAGAGGCGTATGAAGGTTTGAATAATTTAGGGAATTTAGGAGAAAAGGTAATAGTAGTTTTAAATGATAATGGAATGTCAATCTCAAAGAATGTAGGTGCTATATCAAAGTATCTTGCAAAGCTAAGGACGTCAAAGTCTTATCAAATTTTAAAAAAGTTCCTGGGTAAAAACTTTGCTCGAAAATTCAAACTTGCCATTAAAGAGCTAATTTTGCCAAATGTTCTTTTTGAAGAATTTGGTTTTACATATATTGGACCCGTTGACGGTCATGATTTATACGAACTTATTGATACTTTTAACAGGGTAAAAAATATTAACGGTCCAGTTGTTGTTCATGTTGTAACCAAGAAAGGCTATGGTTTTAAGCCATCAGAAGAAAAACCAGATAAATTCCACAGCGCAGAGCCTTTTGATCCAGAGAATGGCACAGTGAATTCTGAAGGTAAAAAGAGTTTTTCTGATATTTTTGGAAGGAAACTTGTAGAAATAGCAAAGCGAAATGAAAAGGTCGTTGCAATAACTGCAGCAATGCCTGATGGAACAAAAACGAGTTACATGAAAGAGCAATTTAGAGATAGATTTTTAGATGTAGGCATTGCCGAACAGTGCGCTGTTACTACTGCAGCAGCCCTTGCGAAAGAAGGTTTTAAGCCTGTAGTTGCAATTTACTCTACTTTTCTTCAAAGAGCGCTTGATCAACTAATTCATGATGTTTCCATAATGTCTTTGGGTGTAGTATTTGCAATAGATAGAGCAGGCATAGTCTCAGATGACGGGCCTACCCATCAAGGTATTTTTGACATTGCTTATTTATCACCGATTCCAAATTTTGTGATAGCAGCTCCAAAAGATTCATTTGAATTAGAAGGGCTTATGGAGCTTGCCATATCTGAAAACCTGCCTTTTGCTATAAGATATCCAAAAGATTATGCAAACGATGGGTTTAGCAAGAGATTCGTCCTTGAAATAGGTAAAGGTGAACTTATCGAATCTGGTAAGGACTTAACTATAATTACTCTTGGTCCTGTATTTTTTGAAGCCTTAAAAGCATTTGAACAACTTAAGAAAAAAGGATATAGCGTCGGGCTTATTAATGCGATTTTTGCAAAACCTTTTGATAAAGATTTAATACTGAGCGAAGCATTAAAAAGTAAAAGAGTTATTACAGTTGAAGATGGCATAAAAAGAGGAGGTTTTGGCGAAAGTATTAAAGCATTCCTTTCTGACTTTGGTGTTTATGTTACAAATATTGCAATCGATGACTTTTTCCCAGAACAGGGAAAGAGGGATTATTTGCTTAAAAAATATGGCATTTCCGAAGAAAATATTATAAAACTTGGGGTTGAAATGATTGAAAAGAAGGCTTGA
- a CDS encoding polyprenyl synthetase family protein, which produces MNEQILEYLKERKQVVDDYLSFALEKIREDSPLYAAINYSLTAGGKRLRPIMLLATYESNDSEFKKVLPFASAIEMIHTYSLIHDDLPIMDNSDYRRGKSTCHKIYGSDMALLAGDALISLAFEIISSRKLLNDFNAESLLRVVHDFADLSGAKGLVGGQVMDMVTMDMDNIDENLILYIEKRKTASLFMLAVRTGAILAQVSEDEIVNLTHFGESFGISYQIQDDILDVTSTLEELGKDVGQDKKNKKATFVSLYGLEKAKLLAKEYIDKAIDYLMPYEEKYKILEEIALYTLERVK; this is translated from the coding sequence ATGAACGAGCAAATTTTAGAGTACCTAAAAGAAAGAAAACAAGTAGTAGACGACTACCTAAGTTTTGCGCTCGAAAAGATAAGAGAAGATTCACCTTTGTATGCAGCGATTAACTACAGTTTAACTGCAGGTGGAAAGAGACTAAGACCAATTATGCTTTTAGCAACTTATGAATCAAATGATTCAGAATTTAAAAAAGTTTTACCTTTTGCCTCTGCCATTGAAATGATTCATACCTATTCACTGATACATGACGATCTTCCAATAATGGATAACAGTGACTATAGGAGAGGAAAATCCACCTGCCATAAAATCTATGGAAGTGATATGGCTCTTCTTGCAGGTGATGCGCTTATATCCCTTGCATTTGAAATTATTTCAAGTAGAAAACTGCTAAACGATTTTAACGCAGAATCCCTTCTGAGGGTAGTTCACGATTTTGCGGACTTAAGCGGCGCAAAAGGTCTAGTTGGTGGACAAGTTATGGATATGGTAACAATGGATATGGATAACATTGATGAAAATCTGATACTTTATATCGAAAAGAGGAAAACCGCCTCTCTATTTATGCTTGCAGTTAGAACGGGTGCAATACTCGCCCAAGTTTCTGAAGATGAAATAGTTAACCTAACTCATTTTGGTGAGTCCTTTGGAATTAGTTACCAAATACAGGACGATATTCTTGATGTTACATCGACTCTTGAAGAATTGGGAAAAGATGTAGGACAAGATAAGAAAAACAAAAAAGCAACCTTTGTGTCTCTTTATGGATTAGAAAAGGCAAAATTGCTTGCAAAAGAATATATCGATAAAGCGATTGACTATTTAATGCCTTATGAAGAAAAATATAAAATCTTAGAGGAAATTGCTCTTTACACATTAGAAAGGGTAAAGTAA
- a CDS encoding acylphosphatase yields the protein MEKLRLEASVFGIVQGVGFRYFVLTNARRLGLTGFVENMWDGSVHVVAEGDKENIMKLLEALKKGPHSARVEKVTYTFSEYKGEFTDFEVY from the coding sequence ATGGAGAAGTTACGACTTGAGGCTTCTGTTTTCGGAATAGTCCAAGGTGTTGGCTTTAGATACTTTGTTCTAACAAATGCAAGAAGGCTTGGTTTAACTGGCTTTGTTGAAAATATGTGGGATGGTTCTGTTCATGTAGTTGCAGAAGGCGACAAAGAAAATATTATGAAATTGCTTGAAGCGTTAAAAAAGGGACCACATTCTGCAAGAGTAGAAAAAGTGACTTACACTTTCAGTGAATATAAGGGAGAATTTACCGACTTCGAGGTGTACTAA
- the nusB gene encoding transcription antitermination factor NusB, translated as MNPKSKGREIALSVLFAVDLGKNSVADAFLPFKYEPPVSLEYALKLVQGTLENLEQIDNKIQSLLKNWVLERLNAVDKEILRIAIYEIDNLAENDAGAIVYDAVELAKRYGDLNSGDFINGILRNYLREKNGEVTT; from the coding sequence ATGAATCCTAAAAGTAAAGGCAGAGAAATCGCACTGAGTGTTTTATTTGCGGTTGATCTTGGAAAAAATTCTGTAGCGGATGCATTTTTACCTTTTAAATATGAACCTCCAGTTTCATTGGAGTATGCACTTAAATTAGTTCAGGGCACGCTCGAAAATCTCGAACAAATAGACAATAAAATACAATCACTTCTCAAGAACTGGGTGCTTGAAAGGCTTAACGCCGTAGACAAAGAGATCCTTAGAATTGCTATTTACGAAATCGATAATCTTGCTGAAAATGATGCTGGTGCAATCGTTTATGATGCAGTTGAACTTGCAAAAAGATACGGGGACCTTAATTCAGGTGACTTCATAAACGGAATATTGCGTAATTATCTTAGAGAAAAAAATGGAGAAGTTACGACTTGA
- a CDS encoding Asp23/Gls24 family envelope stress response protein, with translation MSRIILTSEALASVIENAILNVEGVKDTFGKSPIKCSFTDSVIDVEVNVVAKFGFDLKKLGENIAEAVKIEVENITPFKVRDVVVVFGDVVYES, from the coding sequence ATGAGTAGGATTATTTTAACAAGTGAAGCCCTTGCTTCAGTCATTGAAAATGCCATTCTTAACGTTGAAGGTGTAAAAGACACTTTCGGAAAAAGTCCTATAAAATGTTCTTTTACAGATTCTGTTATAGATGTTGAGGTTAATGTTGTTGCAAAATTTGGATTTGACCTCAAGAAATTAGGAGAAAATATTGCTGAAGCTGTAAAAATTGAGGTTGAGAACATAACTCCATTCAAAGTAAGGGATGTGGTAGTTGTATTTGGTGATGTAGTATATGAATCCTAA
- the efp gene encoding elongation factor P, producing the protein MISANELRSGITFEMDGELFVVISYQHIKPGKGSPFVRVKMKSLESGNIIERTFRPEEKFKKAFLERKPMQYLYKEGTNFVFMDLETYEQFYLSEEDVGDNANYLKENLEIQIVFYKNKPVSVELPNFVELKVIETEPGVKGDTATSAMKPAVLETGYKLQVPLFINEGDIIRVDTRTGEYLERVNK; encoded by the coding sequence ATGATTTCGGCAAATGAGTTAAGAAGCGGTATAACTTTCGAAATGGACGGAGAACTTTTTGTTGTAATTTCATACCAGCACATCAAGCCTGGTAAAGGTTCTCCATTTGTAAGAGTAAAGATGAAAAGTCTTGAATCAGGTAATATAATAGAAAGAACATTTAGACCCGAAGAAAAGTTTAAGAAAGCTTTTCTTGAAAGAAAGCCAATGCAGTATCTTTATAAGGAAGGGACGAACTTTGTTTTTATGGACCTCGAAACATACGAGCAATTCTATCTATCTGAGGAAGATGTTGGAGATAATGCAAATTACCTAAAAGAAAATCTCGAGATACAAATCGTTTTCTACAAAAACAAGCCTGTCTCTGTTGAACTTCCAAACTTTGTTGAGTTAAAGGTTATAGAAACTGAACCTGGAGTAAAGGGCGATACCGCAACATCTGCAATGAAGCCTGCAGTTCTTGAAACTGGATACAAGTTACAAGTCCCGCTTTTTATAAATGAAGGAGATATTATCAGGGTTGATACAAGAACTGGTGAATATCTCGAGAGGGTGAATAAATGA
- a CDS encoding glycerol-3-phosphate acyltransferase, producing MRILKVIVYFAFSYSLGAFNSAYILTLILYKKDIRNFGDGNAGTTNVFEHASKPLALLVFLIDLIKGALPIYFGNLLSFSEPVVALGGAIEILGHDFPVFFDFRGGTGITSLLGGIFAIDNNLALSLFMVFVVSFTVFSKLNVKFLKFRTIEQSEALSFIIAIIIILGSRNILLKEYFFLSLAIIVYRHWRKALYVLRNVRTLKS from the coding sequence ATGAGAATACTTAAAGTTATTGTTTATTTTGCTTTTTCATACTCTTTAGGGGCTTTTAATTCAGCTTATATACTTACGCTTATTCTATATAAAAAAGATATAAGGAATTTTGGCGACGGAAACGCAGGAACTACAAATGTGTTTGAACATGCAAGTAAGCCTCTTGCTTTACTTGTTTTCTTAATTGATCTTATAAAAGGAGCTTTGCCTATTTACTTTGGGAATTTGCTTTCATTTTCAGAGCCTGTTGTTGCTTTGGGAGGTGCTATTGAAATTTTAGGTCATGATTTCCCTGTATTTTTTGACTTTAGAGGGGGCACGGGAATAACATCATTACTTGGAGGAATATTTGCAATTGATAATAACTTAGCATTGAGTCTATTTATGGTTTTTGTAGTGTCATTTACGGTTTTTAGTAAGTTAAATGTCAAATTTTTAAAATTCCGAACCATTGAGCAAAGTGAGGCATTGAGTTTTATCATTGCAATAATTATCATTTTGGGCTCAAGAAATATACTTTTAAAGGAGTATTTTTTCTTATCTCTTGCTATAATAGTATACAGACACTGGCGAAAGGCGTTGTACGTTTTGCGTAATGTACGGACTTTAAAAAGTTGA
- a CDS encoding response regulator transcription factor: protein MYLEKSEFQVVEAKDGHEALSKFTNEKPQLIILDLMIPLKSGEEVAKEVRKVSNVPILMLTAKADEENRVQGLEIGADDYVTKPFSPRELVLRVKNILRRSYPDEHEIRIKDLEIIPKEMRVLKNGVEIELTTREFKVLYTLAKKSPLVLSREEIMNEIYDEYDEVVYDRTIDAYIKNIRKKLDDDPKNPKYIESVYGAGYRMLK, encoded by the coding sequence ATGTACCTTGAGAAGTCCGAATTCCAGGTTGTTGAGGCAAAAGATGGACATGAGGCGCTTTCTAAATTTACAAACGAAAAACCTCAATTAATAATTCTTGATCTAATGATACCCTTAAAAAGCGGGGAAGAGGTTGCAAAAGAAGTCAGAAAAGTTTCAAATGTCCCGATACTTATGTTAACGGCTAAAGCAGATGAAGAAAACAGAGTTCAAGGCCTTGAAATTGGTGCAGACGACTATGTGACAAAACCTTTTAGTCCAAGAGAGTTAGTCTTAAGAGTAAAAAATATACTAAGAAGAAGTTATCCAGATGAGCATGAGATAAGAATAAAAGATCTTGAAATAATACCAAAGGAGATGAGGGTGTTAAAAAACGGCGTAGAAATAGAACTTACTACTCGCGAATTTAAGGTGCTTTATACACTTGCAAAGAAATCTCCACTTGTTTTAAGCAGGGAAGAAATAATGAATGAAATTTACGATGAGTATGATGAGGTTGTTTATGATAGAACAATCGACGCATACATAAAGAATATTAGGAAGAAACTTGATGACGACCCGAAAAATCCCAAGTACATTGAATCGGTATATGGTGCAGGATACAGGATGCTAAAATGA
- a CDS encoding HAMP domain-containing histidine kinase: MKFKEKLVLSHIIVSLVSVIVSIILIDSLVRYFFVRIMIGRGLSIVIPASATRFLNSVRIIILMSGGISVILSIIIALLVSKYIIKPVIEMKDFARKISQGNFEARINKESNDEIGELADSLNYMAFRLNEMENLRTKLMQNVSHDLRTPLASIKGYLEVIKDDNFSPQEKNDAIKVIESEIERLEKMVKDLTKLSSADSKTLPLELEKVNLTSIIKEVFSSFSIKIKGKGLDGILDINDKPIYILGDNQKLKEVFSNLIENAIKYTNNGFIKISLSEEKDKVRVEVEDSGIGIKEKDLPHIFERFYKGENVNGQPGMGLGLSIVKEYVYAHNGEIYVESTEGKGTKFTVLFPKIK; the protein is encoded by the coding sequence ATGAAATTTAAGGAAAAACTAGTATTAAGTCACATAATTGTTAGTTTAGTTTCAGTAATTGTTTCCATAATTCTAATTGACTCTTTAGTTAGATATTTCTTTGTAAGAATAATGATCGGAAGAGGTTTATCAATTGTTATACCGGCATCTGCAACAAGATTCCTAAATTCTGTAAGAATAATTATTCTTATGTCGGGTGGTATTTCAGTTATCTTGAGCATAATTATCGCTTTACTTGTTTCGAAATATATCATAAAACCAGTGATAGAGATGAAAGACTTCGCAAGGAAGATATCACAGGGAAATTTTGAAGCAAGAATCAATAAGGAAAGCAATGATGAAATTGGGGAGCTTGCAGATTCACTTAACTATATGGCGTTTAGATTGAATGAAATGGAAAATTTGCGTACAAAGCTTATGCAAAATGTGTCGCACGATTTAAGAACTCCTCTTGCCTCAATTAAAGGGTATCTTGAAGTTATCAAGGACGACAACTTTTCTCCACAAGAAAAAAACGATGCAATAAAGGTTATTGAAAGTGAGATTGAAAGACTTGAAAAAATGGTAAAGGATTTAACGAAACTATCTTCTGCGGACAGCAAAACATTACCTCTCGAACTCGAAAAAGTAAATTTAACAAGCATAATTAAAGAAGTTTTCAGTAGTTTTTCTATAAAAATAAAAGGGAAAGGATTAGATGGAATTTTGGATATTAACGATAAACCAATTTATATATTAGGTGATAACCAAAAGTTAAAAGAAGTTTTTTCTAATCTTATAGAAAATGCTATTAAGTACACAAACAATGGGTTTATAAAAATTTCTTTGTCTGAGGAGAAGGACAAGGTTAGAGTTGAGGTGGAGGATAGTGGTATAGGTATTAAAGAAAAAGATCTACCTCACATTTTTGAAAGATTTTATAAGGGTGAAAATGTAAACGGACAACCAGGAATGGGCTTAGGCTTATCAATCGTTAAAGAGTATGTTTACGCGCATAACGGAGAAATATATGTTGAAAGCACTGAAGGAAAAGGAACAAAATTTACTGTATTGTTTCCAAAGATAAAGTAG
- a CDS encoding DUF58 domain-containing protein, with protein sequence MKYLKKSSKVLLVIIFILALIFGRIFYPLFALTLIYILFYSVSIPKVQVSKKTDISSYTLTLNTSFKLFYEVNAVSPIPIRLTYEIIFPYYIVPKSYEKKEVLWGRNISNKGFIECKGNRRGTYSVGSIEFRISDPLGFFNRTEIFDDSETVFVFPNIISLEKVKIMLTDPFEGLKAKYRINFDYSYVAGVRDYTYQDPVSMIHWKQTAHRGKLTVKEFDFSASKKILVSLNFYKKSLRFQDYATSIAASIIYYANKYHLPHSVIINSKPLIMNEPKSSEYHMFESFKLLSTTVDETFITNEFIDKIYEHADFGTELFYIDKEIDFDELLKIVKIKKKFTKVNLIFLVDETFVKPEEKPPNYYFIEPTFVKDIERIEEVLKKENIYFYPIFGNDYLTILEQ encoded by the coding sequence ATGAAGTATCTTAAAAAAAGTAGCAAAGTTCTATTAGTTATAATTTTTATACTTGCTTTAATATTTGGGAGGATTTTTTATCCTCTTTTTGCACTCACTCTTATTTATATATTGTTTTATTCAGTTTCTATACCAAAAGTACAAGTTTCAAAAAAAACTGATATATCCTCTTACACCTTAACTCTTAATACTTCTTTTAAGCTTTTTTATGAGGTAAATGCAGTTTCTCCTATCCCCATAAGGCTAACATATGAAATTATTTTTCCATATTATATTGTTCCGAAATCTTACGAGAAAAAGGAGGTTTTATGGGGAAGAAATATAAGTAACAAGGGATTTATCGAATGCAAAGGTAACAGAAGAGGAACATATAGTGTAGGCTCTATTGAATTTAGGATTAGTGATCCACTTGGTTTCTTTAATAGGACAGAAATATTTGATGATTCAGAAACTGTTTTTGTCTTTCCGAATATTATTTCACTTGAAAAAGTAAAGATTATGCTTACAGATCCTTTTGAAGGTCTAAAGGCAAAATACAGAATTAACTTTGATTATTCATACGTAGCGGGTGTTAGAGACTATACCTACCAGGACCCTGTTTCTATGATACATTGGAAGCAAACTGCTCACAGAGGAAAACTTACAGTAAAAGAATTTGATTTTAGCGCATCAAAGAAGATTTTAGTATCGCTTAACTTTTATAAGAAGTCCTTGCGTTTCCAGGATTACGCAACAAGCATTGCAGCATCGATTATATACTACGCTAATAAATATCATCTTCCCCATTCAGTAATAATTAACTCGAAACCTTTAATTATGAATGAACCAAAATCAAGCGAATACCACATGTTTGAGAGTTTTAAATTACTTTCCACTACTGTTGATGAAACATTTATTACGAATGAATTCATAGACAAAATTTACGAACATGCTGACTTTGGAACCGAGTTATTCTATATCGATAAAGAGATAGATTTTGACGAACTTTTGAAAATCGTAAAGATTAAGAAAAAATTTACAAAGGTGAACTTGATATTCCTGGTCGATGAAACATTTGTGAAACCTGAAGAAAAGCCGCCGAACTATTACTTCATTGAACCAACTTTTGTAAAGGATATCGAAAGGATAGAAGAAGTTTTGAAAAAAGAGAACATATATTTTTACCCAATATTTGGAAACGATTATTTAACAATCCTGGAGCAATAA
- a CDS encoding MoxR family ATPase has product MDKIDSLRSNLNRVILGKSDVINKVIAGILASGHILLEDVPGTGKTTLAKAVAKSFDMDFKRIQFTPDILPSDITGMTIYDLEKKSFSVRFGPVFTNILLADEINRATPKAQSALLEAMSEYSVTIDGTKYMIEKPFIVFATENPIEYEGTFPLPEAQLDRFLMKFSIGYPDKESEKKILQVEKISDPLDEIATVATKADLIDLQEDTKRIFVHPKIIEYIVELSNASRSHRDVYLGLSPRATIYLMRVSQAYAKLDNRNFVIPDDVKSAFPDIANHRLIIKADSKLRGVKVDEVIDDIIKNVKVPKDTDFKDEVS; this is encoded by the coding sequence ATGGACAAGATAGACTCATTAAGAAGCAACTTAAACAGAGTTATCCTTGGAAAAAGTGATGTTATTAACAAAGTAATAGCAGGGATTCTTGCTTCAGGCCACATACTTCTCGAAGATGTCCCTGGAACAGGAAAGACTACACTTGCAAAAGCAGTAGCAAAGTCTTTCGATATGGATTTCAAGAGGATTCAATTCACTCCAGATATTTTACCATCTGACATAACGGGAATGACCATTTACGACCTCGAAAAGAAGTCTTTTAGTGTCAGATTCGGACCAGTGTTTACCAATATTTTGCTTGCAGACGAAATAAATAGGGCAACGCCTAAGGCTCAGTCAGCATTACTCGAGGCAATGTCTGAATATAGTGTAACAATTGATGGAACAAAATATATGATTGAAAAACCTTTTATAGTTTTTGCAACGGAAAACCCAATTGAGTATGAAGGCACTTTTCCTCTTCCTGAGGCACAGTTGGACAGGTTTCTCATGAAATTTTCAATTGGATATCCCGATAAAGAATCCGAAAAGAAGATTCTTCAGGTTGAGAAAATTTCTGATCCTTTAGATGAGATAGCAACGGTTGCAACTAAAGCTGACTTAATCGATCTTCAAGAAGATACAAAAAGGATTTTTGTTCATCCCAAAATAATCGAATATATCGTCGAATTATCTAATGCATCAAGAAGTCATAGAGATGTATATCTTGGTTTAAGTCCAAGGGCAACTATATACCTTATGAGGGTCTCACAGGCATACGCAAAGTTGGATAACCGAAACTTTGTAATACCGGACGATGTTAAATCCGCATTCCCTGATATAGCGAACCACAGGCTTATCATAAAAGCAGATTCGAAATTAAGAGGAGTTAAAGTAGATGAAGTCATTGACGATATAATTAAGAATGTGAAAGTACCCAAAGACACAGACTTTAAAGATGAAGTATCTTAA
- a CDS encoding cation:proton antiporter, translated as MGELIIFISLSIIGGIIASYFVSKSDFPTITGLIVLGIGISLIPFVRNLVTKYNLFFQIILEISVSLLLFETGLEIIYLHRNKKIILASLLQSTLTFSIIFLVMQTIFNIGFLESIVISTIWMVTGSDIAISLLKNMPIESSLKIQIGTMIVIDDLIGEIFFFISFPLLRFNYVLQQNFYLVLRGTLEEVLLSIILGIFLGYVIHKFFKFAYNKLPQVISSFAFILLVVGLSEYLNLHSIVVALISGIVFTLSSKFEVVKKVRLSLREFDQLFYTLFIIFSVAYVGLPKIEHYLFAGLVILLIRFIGKSAGTFFVQSTKLIDLESFSDLLISMLPQSIFSAYFAYLTRDYLSIFGGLVFAVAIASIILFEVVGYYLIKKIALNKEH; from the coding sequence ATGGGAGAACTAATAATTTTTATTTCACTTTCAATAATTGGCGGAATTATTGCTTCCTACTTCGTTTCAAAATCTGACTTTCCTACTATAACCGGACTTATAGTTTTGGGGATTGGAATCTCTTTGATTCCATTTGTAAGAAATTTGGTAACAAAGTACAATTTGTTTTTTCAAATAATACTTGAAATTTCTGTTTCTTTGCTTCTTTTTGAAACTGGCTTGGAAATAATTTATTTACACAGAAACAAGAAAATCATACTTGCTTCACTTCTTCAATCTACTTTAACTTTTTCGATAATTTTCCTTGTAATGCAGACCATTTTTAATATTGGCTTTCTTGAAAGCATCGTTATATCGACCATTTGGATGGTAACTGGATCTGACATTGCAATTTCGCTTCTTAAAAATATGCCCATTGAATCTTCTTTAAAAATACAAATCGGAACTATGATTGTTATCGATGATCTAATAGGCGAAATTTTCTTCTTTATTTCTTTTCCACTTCTCAGGTTTAATTACGTTTTGCAGCAAAATTTCTATCTTGTCTTAAGAGGCACTCTTGAAGAAGTACTTCTGTCTATAATTTTGGGAATTTTTCTTGGGTATGTTATACACAAATTTTTCAAATTTGCTTATAATAAACTCCCTCAGGTAATTAGTTCTTTTGCATTTATTTTGCTTGTGGTAGGACTTTCAGAATATTTAAATTTACATTCAATAGTTGTTGCACTCATCAGTGGAATTGTTTTCACGCTTAGCTCAAAATTTGAGGTAGTAAAAAAAGTAAGGCTATCTTTACGAGAGTTTGACCAACTTTTTTATACCTTATTTATTATCTTTTCAGTCGCTTATGTTGGCTTACCAAAGATAGAGCATTATCTATTTGCAGGGCTTGTAATCTTATTAATTCGCTTCATTGGAAAAAGTGCAGGCACATTTTTTGTTCAATCCACAAAATTAATAGATCTGGAAAGTTTTTCAGACTTGCTTATTTCTATGCTTCCTCAATCGATATTTAGTGCCTACTTTGCATATCTTACAAGAGACTATCTATCTATTTTTGGTGGCTTAGTTTTCGCAGTTGCTATTGCAAGTATAATTCTTTTTGAAGTTGTCGGGTATTACTTAATAAAGAAAATTGCCCTAAACAAAGAGCACTAA